The proteins below come from a single Beutenbergia cavernae DSM 12333 genomic window:
- a CDS encoding bifunctional [glutamine synthetase] adenylyltransferase/[glutamine synthetase]-adenylyl-L-tyrosine phosphorylase, translating to MSRRSSRTGRLVRLGFVHAERAAELLAEPWVAAVLDAEADADGDAGLVAGLGDVDDPDLALLTLVRLHAAADDEGRTALGGVLARDGEGRRRLLAVLGGSAALGDSLVAHPADVDVVIEDAGAGILAEPPEQLRATMLRAVGADPDAARPVARGGPDELRRCYRRQLSRVAASDLTRPDPLSVLPGVAATLADLASAALEAALAVARAAVGDDAQHVRLAVIGMGKTGGRELNYVSDVDVVYVAEPDGLPEDEALAVATRLAAGLARACSAPGGEPALWEVDAALRPEGKQGPLVRTLASHVAYYERWAKTWEFQALLKARPVAGDRELGAAYTEALAPMVWSAVNRENFVEDAQAMRRRVEAHVPPNEVDRQIKLGPGGLRDVEFTVQLLQLVHGRLAPEIRSRNTLAALASLAAQGFVGREDAARLAVCYRFLRLLEHRVQLYRMRRTHLIPTSDADLRRLARAVGTLPDDGDDGDPVAELLVRWRHTRRDVRRLHEELFYRPLLPATARLSAEDASLAPDAARARLAAIGYRDPDGAVRHIAALTEGVTRRAAIQRHLLPVMIGWFADGPDPDGGLLAFRALSDELGASHWYLKLLRDSGVAARRLAAVLSSSRYLADALRRSPESVAWLGEDADLRPRDAPALESEMDAILRRRSEPVGAATAIRYLRRRELVRTGVDDVLEHLAGDRRPISTVADAALRGALRFARAEAVRAAGVDDAPTRLLVVAMGRLGGHELGYASDADVMFVHDPLPGADAERAQAFALDVAHRVGALLGQIGPEPPLEVDAGLRPEGRNGPLTRSLDAYGEYYERWAGVWERQALLRARPVAGDDDLAEGFVRLVDPVRYDEAGVDTTQLRELRRIKARVEAERLPRGVPANRHLKLGRGGLADVEWTAQLLQLRHAGTHPGLRTPRTLDALDAALEADLLTAGDHERLRDAWRLASRLRDAIVLATGRTRSAKVDVLPHERQELSAVARLLGYPPGSGAALEEDYLRSARRARGVVERLFYGD from the coding sequence GTGAGCCGACGCAGCTCGCGCACGGGACGGCTCGTCCGTCTCGGGTTCGTCCACGCCGAACGTGCCGCGGAGCTGCTCGCCGAGCCGTGGGTGGCGGCGGTGCTGGACGCCGAGGCCGACGCCGACGGCGATGCGGGGCTCGTGGCGGGGCTGGGCGACGTCGACGATCCCGACCTCGCGCTCCTCACGCTCGTCAGGCTCCACGCCGCGGCGGACGACGAGGGTCGGACGGCGCTGGGCGGCGTGCTCGCCCGCGACGGCGAGGGACGCCGTCGGCTCCTCGCGGTCCTCGGGGGCTCGGCGGCGCTCGGAGACTCCCTCGTCGCGCACCCGGCGGACGTCGACGTCGTGATCGAGGACGCGGGGGCGGGCATCCTCGCCGAGCCCCCCGAGCAGCTGCGCGCGACCATGCTCCGGGCCGTCGGCGCCGACCCGGACGCCGCACGACCGGTCGCGCGGGGCGGCCCCGACGAGCTCCGGCGCTGCTACCGGCGTCAGCTGAGCCGCGTCGCCGCGTCGGACCTCACCCGGCCCGATCCGCTCTCCGTGCTCCCGGGAGTCGCCGCGACGCTCGCGGACCTGGCCTCCGCCGCGCTCGAGGCGGCTCTGGCCGTCGCGCGCGCTGCCGTGGGCGACGACGCGCAGCACGTGCGCCTCGCCGTCATCGGCATGGGCAAGACCGGCGGGCGCGAGCTCAACTACGTGTCCGACGTCGACGTCGTCTACGTGGCCGAGCCGGACGGCCTGCCCGAGGACGAGGCGCTCGCCGTCGCCACGCGCCTGGCCGCCGGGCTCGCCCGCGCCTGCTCGGCTCCGGGCGGGGAGCCGGCGCTCTGGGAGGTCGACGCCGCGCTGCGCCCCGAGGGCAAGCAGGGCCCGCTCGTGCGCACGCTGGCGAGCCACGTCGCCTACTACGAGCGCTGGGCGAAGACGTGGGAGTTCCAGGCGCTGCTCAAGGCACGGCCGGTCGCCGGGGACCGGGAGCTCGGCGCCGCGTACACCGAGGCGCTCGCGCCGATGGTGTGGAGCGCCGTCAACCGGGAGAACTTCGTCGAGGACGCGCAGGCGATGCGGCGGCGGGTCGAGGCGCACGTCCCCCCGAACGAGGTCGACCGGCAGATCAAGCTCGGACCCGGGGGGCTGCGCGACGTCGAGTTCACCGTCCAGCTCCTCCAGCTCGTGCACGGCCGGCTCGCGCCGGAGATCCGGTCCCGGAACACGCTGGCCGCCCTGGCCTCGCTCGCGGCCCAGGGGTTCGTCGGGCGCGAGGACGCCGCCCGCCTGGCCGTCTGCTACCGCTTCCTTCGCCTGCTGGAGCACCGCGTCCAGCTGTACCGGATGCGGCGCACCCACCTGATCCCGACGTCGGACGCCGACCTGCGGCGGCTGGCGCGCGCCGTCGGGACGCTGCCGGACGACGGCGACGACGGCGACCCCGTGGCCGAGCTGCTCGTGCGGTGGCGCCACACGCGGCGCGACGTGCGACGCCTGCACGAGGAGCTCTTCTACCGCCCCCTGCTCCCGGCGACAGCGCGCCTGTCCGCGGAGGACGCGTCGCTCGCCCCCGACGCCGCCCGGGCGCGCCTCGCCGCGATCGGGTACCGCGACCCGGACGGCGCGGTGCGGCACATCGCGGCGCTCACGGAGGGCGTCACCCGCCGCGCGGCGATCCAGCGACACCTGCTGCCGGTGATGATCGGCTGGTTCGCCGACGGTCCCGATCCCGACGGCGGGCTGCTCGCGTTCCGGGCGCTGTCCGACGAGCTCGGTGCCTCGCACTGGTACCTCAAGCTCCTGCGGGACTCCGGCGTCGCCGCGCGGCGGCTGGCGGCCGTGCTCTCCTCGAGCCGGTACCTGGCCGACGCCCTGCGCCGCTCGCCCGAGTCCGTCGCGTGGCTCGGCGAGGACGCCGACCTGCGACCGCGCGACGCGCCGGCGCTCGAGAGCGAGATGGACGCGATCCTGCGGCGGCGGTCCGAACCCGTCGGCGCGGCGACGGCGATCCGGTACCTGCGCCGTCGCGAGCTGGTGCGCACCGGGGTCGACGACGTCCTCGAGCACCTGGCGGGCGACCGACGGCCGATCTCGACGGTCGCCGACGCGGCGCTGCGCGGGGCGCTGCGCTTCGCCCGGGCGGAGGCGGTGCGTGCCGCGGGGGTCGACGACGCACCGACCCGGCTCCTCGTCGTCGCCATGGGCCGGCTCGGCGGCCACGAGCTCGGCTATGCCAGCGACGCGGACGTGATGTTCGTGCACGACCCGCTCCCCGGCGCCGACGCGGAGCGCGCGCAGGCGTTCGCGCTCGACGTCGCCCACCGGGTCGGCGCACTCCTCGGCCAGATCGGGCCGGAGCCGCCGCTGGAGGTCGACGCCGGCCTGCGCCCGGAAGGGCGGAACGGTCCGTTGACCCGGTCGCTGGACGCGTACGGGGAGTACTACGAGCGGTGGGCGGGCGTCTGGGAGCGGCAGGCGCTGCTCCGGGCGCGGCCGGTCGCCGGCGACGACGACCTGGCGGAGGGGTTCGTCCGGCTCGTGGACCCGGTGCGCTACGACGAGGCCGGTGTCGACACCACCCAGCTGCGCGAGCTGCGCCGGATCAAGGCGCGCGTCGAGGCGGAACGGCTGCCGCGCGGTGTGCCGGCGAACCGGCATCTCAAGCTGGGACGTGGCGGGCTGGCCGACGTCGAGTGGACGGCGCAGCTCCTGCAGCTGCGGCACGCCGGCACGCATCCGGGGCTGCGGACCCCGCGGACGCTCGACGCCCTGGACGCCGCGCTGGAGGCCGACCTGCTCACCGCGGGTGACCACGAACGCCTCCGGGACGCGTGGCGCCTCGCGTCCCGGCTGCGCGACGCGATCGTCCTCGCGACGGGCCGCACGCGCAGCGCGAAGGTGGACGTGCTCCCGCACGAGCGTCAGGAGCTGAGCGCCGTCGCCCGCCTGCTCGGCTACCCGCCCGGCTCGGGTGCGGCGCTCGAGGAGGACTACCTGCGCTCGGCCCGGCGCGCCCGCGGCGTCGTCGAACGCCTCTTCTACGGCGACTGA